From Haloarcula hispanica ATCC 33960, the proteins below share one genomic window:
- a CDS encoding branched-chain amino acid ABC transporter permease codes for MAATQFVVNGLLVGALFAGVAVGFALIWGVVDIINLAHGEMVMLGGYTSYWMLTLVTGNAEGSPLLFLATIPVAIAVLFGIGYALQRTLVSRVIGTDIFLTLLVTFGASIAIQQLAIQAWSANPRSIQVSFADPSVNLAGIVVPKMKLVAFAGALVLTALMYVFLQKTRTGRAIRAVSQNPEAAALVGIDVEHTRAVTFGVSSAIAGGIGAFIAVILNIQPQMGLIYTLKSFIIVVFGGVGSIPGALIGGLLLGSVEELVAGFISSQWTLAVSFSLLIVLLILKPRGLFGQGAEQ; via the coding sequence ATGGCTGCCACCCAATTCGTCGTCAACGGCCTGCTGGTCGGGGCACTGTTTGCAGGCGTGGCGGTCGGATTCGCGCTCATCTGGGGCGTCGTCGACATCATCAACCTCGCCCACGGCGAGATGGTGATGCTCGGTGGATACACCTCCTACTGGATGCTAACCCTGGTCACCGGGAACGCGGAGGGGTCGCCGCTCCTGTTCCTGGCGACCATCCCGGTCGCCATCGCCGTGCTGTTCGGCATCGGGTACGCGCTCCAGCGGACGCTGGTGTCGCGGGTCATCGGGACCGACATCTTCCTCACGCTATTGGTGACCTTCGGCGCGAGCATCGCCATCCAGCAACTGGCGATACAGGCGTGGTCGGCGAACCCGCGGTCCATTCAGGTCAGCTTCGCGGACCCGTCGGTGAACCTCGCTGGCATCGTCGTCCCCAAGATGAAACTCGTCGCCTTCGCGGGCGCGCTCGTTCTCACCGCGCTCATGTACGTGTTCCTCCAGAAAACGCGGACCGGACGAGCGATACGGGCCGTCTCGCAGAACCCCGAGGCCGCGGCGCTGGTCGGCATCGACGTCGAACACACCCGCGCGGTGACCTTCGGCGTCTCATCGGCTATCGCCGGCGGTATCGGCGCGTTCATCGCTGTCATCCTGAACATCCAGCCACAGATGGGGCTCATCTACACGCTCAAGAGCTTCATCATCGTGGTGTTTGGCGGCGTCGGGAGCATCCCCGGCGCACTCATCGGGGGCCTGTTGCTCGGGTCGGTCGAGGAACTGGTCGCAGGCTTTATTTCCTCTCAGTGGACGCTCGCTGTGAGCTTCTCGCTGCTCATCGTCTTGCTCATCCTCAAACCGAGGGGTCTGTTCGGCCAGGGGGCTGAACAATGA
- a CDS encoding branched-chain amino acid ABC transporter permease, translating into MSTTDEDSSGVLRSILPPEQVDRFLGTCDDYGWALLGLGTLIAASFPVLGLEGGYFMTVLSEMFLFAILALSWDIVGGQTGYPSFGNMAFFGIGAYATAILTKDFAVAFPVAFLLAGLLAVTFAAIIGIVVLRLRGHYFAIATLGVLLVAQQVSRILDITGGASGKILLETPSAETFYYLFLGVLVVEMALVYYLSGTRFGFVLNAIRDDEEKATAMGFNTTYYKTAAWMLAGLFTGFAGAAYSLFNTFIDPQTAYNGAWNVELIAMALLGGSGTVAGPVIGAFGLHTIIELVETYAVGWQLVLLGGAVIVTVIGFPKGVVGTLSEYASQMDYYKHGGMAATDTDDQEVNADE; encoded by the coding sequence ATGAGCACGACCGACGAGGATTCGAGCGGCGTCCTGCGGTCGATCCTCCCGCCGGAACAGGTCGATCGGTTCCTCGGGACCTGTGACGACTACGGCTGGGCGCTCCTCGGTCTTGGGACGCTGATTGCGGCTTCGTTCCCCGTGCTCGGACTGGAGGGCGGCTACTTCATGACAGTGCTGTCCGAGATGTTCCTGTTCGCCATCCTGGCGCTGTCCTGGGATATCGTCGGCGGACAGACCGGCTATCCCAGTTTCGGAAACATGGCCTTCTTCGGTATCGGGGCGTACGCGACGGCTATCCTGACGAAAGACTTCGCTGTCGCGTTCCCGGTCGCGTTCCTGCTGGCCGGCTTGCTCGCCGTCACCTTCGCAGCCATCATCGGCATCGTCGTGCTCCGACTCCGCGGCCACTACTTCGCCATCGCGACGCTGGGCGTCCTGCTGGTCGCCCAGCAGGTCTCTCGCATCCTCGACATCACCGGTGGCGCCAGCGGGAAGATACTGCTGGAGACGCCCTCGGCCGAGACCTTCTACTACCTGTTCCTGGGCGTCCTCGTGGTCGAGATGGCGCTCGTCTACTACCTCTCCGGGACGCGCTTTGGCTTCGTCCTGAACGCCATCCGGGACGACGAGGAGAAGGCCACAGCGATGGGGTTCAACACCACGTACTACAAGACGGCCGCGTGGATGCTGGCCGGCCTGTTCACGGGCTTTGCCGGTGCGGCGTACAGCCTGTTCAACACGTTCATCGACCCCCAGACGGCCTACAACGGCGCGTGGAACGTGGAACTCATCGCGATGGCGCTGCTTGGCGGGTCCGGCACCGTCGCTGGCCCCGTCATCGGTGCGTTCGGCCTCCACACCATCATCGAACTCGTGGAGACGTACGCCGTCGGGTGGCAGCTGGTCCTGCTTGGTGGAGCCGTCATCGTCACGGTCATTGGCTTCCCCAAGGGGGTCGTCGGAACGCTCAGCGAATACGCCAGCCAGATGGACTACTACAAGCACGGCGGCATGGCCGCCACGGACACTGACGACCAGGAGGTGAACGCCGATGAGTAA